A single genomic interval of Halomonas sp. GT harbors:
- the ribA gene encoding GTP cyclohydrolase II RibA, with amino-acid sequence MYHIERAIFDIRRGLPVVINTGEQRLLVQALEGSVSVDSLAKLSGSRPALVLTRHRLEAMGMSLKADAACLPLTEQISERDLHHLAVSNEASKAHSLLSGLKPAGVGERGAVALMRRALLIPAALCAEVSAASVEPIAQQLAKGELLEVNAQDAEKCLAGAPGMLKRVSEARIPLEDAPESRFVLFREPDGLREHVAVVIGDLDTIPGAVPLRMHSACLTGDLFGSLRCDCGEQLRNAVADIQAMGGGVLLYLAQEGRGIGLANKLRAYTLQDGGLDTVDADQVLGFGDDERQYAVAVDMLNALEIDKVQLLTNNPLKMAALREGGIEVVSRQALYGSVTDHNHRYLSAKANRAGHFLDEVLEGRGR; translated from the coding sequence ATGTATCACATTGAACGCGCTATTTTCGATATTCGCCGTGGATTGCCCGTGGTGATTAATACCGGAGAGCAACGCCTGTTGGTACAGGCACTTGAAGGCAGTGTGTCGGTCGATTCACTGGCGAAGCTCTCCGGCTCTCGGCCAGCGCTGGTATTGACGCGTCATCGTTTGGAGGCAATGGGCATGTCGCTCAAGGCGGATGCGGCTTGCTTACCGCTCACCGAACAAATCAGTGAGCGTGACTTGCACCACCTTGCTGTATCCAATGAAGCGTCGAAGGCCCATTCACTGTTAAGCGGCCTGAAGCCTGCTGGCGTGGGAGAGAGAGGCGCTGTGGCACTGATGCGTCGCGCGCTGTTGATACCGGCGGCGCTGTGCGCTGAGGTCAGTGCGGCATCCGTCGAGCCTATTGCTCAGCAGCTAGCAAAAGGCGAGCTGTTAGAAGTTAATGCCCAGGATGCAGAGAAGTGTTTAGCCGGTGCGCCGGGGATGCTAAAGCGTGTCAGTGAAGCGCGTATTCCTCTTGAAGATGCGCCTGAGAGTCGCTTCGTGCTGTTTCGCGAACCTGATGGCCTGCGAGAGCATGTGGCCGTGGTGATTGGCGATCTGGATACCATTCCTGGGGCGGTTCCTTTGCGCATGCACTCGGCTTGCCTCACCGGTGACCTATTCGGCAGCCTGCGCTGTGACTGTGGCGAACAGTTGCGTAATGCAGTGGCCGATATTCAAGCGATGGGTGGCGGCGTGCTGCTTTATTTGGCACAAGAAGGGCGGGGGATTGGTCTCGCCAATAAACTGCGCGCTTACACTTTGCAAGATGGCGGTTTAGACACCGTCGATGCCGACCAAGTGTTAGGGTTTGGCGACGACGAGCGCCAATACGCTGTTGCGGTGGATATGCTCAATGCGCTAGAGATCGATAAAGTTCAGCTGTTGACCAACAACCCATTAAAAATGGCAGCACTGCGTGAAGGGGGGATTGAGGTCGTCTCACGTCAGGCGCTTTACGGCAGTGTAACGGATCATAATCACCGCTACCTAAGCGCCAAAGCTAACCGAGCAGGGCATTTCTTAGACGAAGTGCTTGAAGGTCGTGGGCGTTAA
- the mdoH gene encoding glucans biosynthesis glucosyltransferase MdoH, with protein sequence MPDLHALRPSMPWLNGRRAFLAFTVLATSIGGCIAMAKVVANLAIGWQLTMLILFALTFTWIALAFWGALCGFVLCALRRDPLSLRRQAIVNPNASLLVSRTALVMPIYAEPPIPTIAGLEATCRSLLQQAEAYGAGTPSAINKYFEVFVLSDTQESAMADIEAAHVAALQQRLAGQIAVHYRRRPNNDGRKAGNIAEFCRRWGRRYDYLVVLDADSLMSGATLLHLVHRMQRQPSVGLIQTVPIPVGQRTLFGRFTQLASALYSPMLAAGQSFWQGDAANYWGHNAIIRTRAFMAHAGLPILSGKPPLGGELLSHDFVEAALLKRGGWQVLLDTSATTAVSRHNPYASASHNSFEAMPSNMLDFAKRDRRWLQGNLQHLRLLTGAGFHPISRLHFLFGAFAYLSSLVWLGLLLCTSLMVGYQAIETTSNPPLPEALSLGLLSVTLCMLIAPKLLGLLLTFWQCPHAYGGRLKLVTSTLLEILFAALIAPLMMAWHSLFIINVLIGRAIDWQTQHRGERSLSWRETWHHTGWMTLCGIAWAGTMMLFSPSAFGWLTPAWLGLIGAAPLVKYSSSATWGSVISRKFGLLQTPSSAQQPPLLEDFAALESRSHQSSATLSHPSLTLSLALPQEQPGDMPCQSFRYHAQTATEHAPSVKEPY encoded by the coding sequence ATGCCTGATCTCCACGCGTTGCGGCCTTCGATGCCCTGGCTTAACGGTCGCCGAGCCTTCCTTGCTTTCACGGTGTTAGCCACAAGCATCGGTGGCTGTATCGCAATGGCGAAAGTCGTTGCCAACCTTGCCATTGGTTGGCAGCTCACCATGTTGATCCTATTTGCATTAACGTTTACTTGGATAGCGCTGGCTTTCTGGGGAGCACTGTGTGGCTTTGTGCTTTGTGCGCTACGTCGCGATCCACTCAGCTTACGTCGCCAAGCCATTGTGAACCCCAATGCCAGCCTGCTAGTCAGCCGCACCGCACTCGTAATGCCTATTTATGCAGAACCTCCTATCCCTACCATTGCGGGGCTAGAAGCAACGTGTCGTTCACTTCTCCAGCAAGCAGAAGCGTATGGTGCAGGAACACCCAGTGCTATCAACAAATACTTTGAAGTGTTCGTGTTGAGCGATACCCAAGAGTCGGCCATGGCAGACATCGAAGCGGCCCATGTGGCTGCCTTGCAACAGCGCCTTGCCGGACAGATAGCCGTTCATTATCGGCGACGCCCTAATAATGACGGCCGAAAAGCAGGCAATATTGCAGAGTTTTGTCGCCGCTGGGGCCGCCGCTATGACTACTTGGTGGTGCTAGATGCCGACAGCCTAATGAGTGGCGCTACGCTACTGCATTTAGTGCATCGGATGCAGCGCCAACCCAGCGTAGGCCTTATTCAAACGGTACCTATTCCCGTTGGCCAACGTACCCTATTTGGCCGTTTTACCCAGCTAGCCTCAGCACTTTACAGCCCGATGTTGGCAGCGGGCCAAAGCTTCTGGCAGGGCGATGCGGCGAATTACTGGGGCCACAATGCAATTATTCGCACACGCGCCTTTATGGCCCATGCAGGGTTACCTATCCTTTCAGGTAAGCCACCGCTGGGAGGGGAACTATTAAGCCACGATTTCGTCGAAGCGGCTCTCCTGAAACGGGGCGGCTGGCAGGTGTTACTGGACACTTCTGCGACCACCGCCGTATCGCGTCATAACCCTTACGCTAGCGCGTCACACAACAGCTTTGAAGCCATGCCGAGCAACATGCTCGACTTTGCCAAGCGTGACCGGCGCTGGCTTCAGGGCAATCTGCAGCACTTACGCTTACTCACCGGTGCAGGGTTTCACCCGATTAGTCGACTCCACTTTTTATTCGGCGCGTTTGCCTACCTTTCTTCGCTTGTTTGGCTTGGGCTTCTACTCTGCACCAGCCTCATGGTGGGGTATCAAGCCATTGAGACTACGTCAAACCCACCGTTGCCTGAAGCCCTCTCTTTGGGGCTGTTAAGCGTAACGCTGTGTATGTTGATTGCGCCCAAGCTGCTGGGTCTATTATTGACGTTCTGGCAATGTCCCCATGCGTATGGCGGGCGACTCAAGCTTGTCACCAGCACGTTATTAGAAATTCTGTTTGCTGCTTTGATTGCACCACTAATGATGGCGTGGCATAGCTTATTTATCATCAACGTATTGATTGGCCGGGCCATTGACTGGCAAACCCAACACCGGGGAGAGCGTTCGCTAAGCTGGCGAGAGACATGGCACCACACTGGGTGGATGACGCTGTGTGGTATCGCTTGGGCAGGTACAATGATGCTTTTTTCACCCTCTGCGTTTGGTTGGCTAACTCCCGCATGGCTGGGGCTGATTGGAGCCGCGCCGTTGGTGAAATATTCCAGCAGTGCCACCTGGGGAAGCGTCATTAGCCGCAAGTTCGGCTTACTGCAAACGCCGAGTTCAGCACAACAACCACCTCTTTTGGAGGACTTTGCCGCGTTAGAAAGCCGCAGTCATCAATCCAGTGCCACCTTATCTCACCCGTCGCTAACACTTTCTCTAGCGCTTCCCCAAGAACAGCCAGGCGATATGCCCTGCCAATCGTTTCGCTATCACGCTCAAACAGCAACTGAACATGCACCATCCGTTAAGGAGCCTTACTAA
- a CDS encoding FkbM family methyltransferase, which produces MPSAFFDRLRSASGMARSLFIYWRPGRQRGLKQLYRPFIQPGDIAFDIGAHLGDRSAAFHALGAKVVALEPQPALAKWFKRILNRPNITLLPLAAGPQPGHADIAISVSNPTLSTLATEWRHQVGERNPGFQRVQWEQQLRVEVTTLDQLIATYGEPSFIKIDVEGFEAEVLMGLNLPVAALSVEFVAGVLEVSHACVKQLSRLGDYRFNAIAGEQRHFRWSTWQSPETITQWLNDGVDGLASGDLYACRTDHPLLNASA; this is translated from the coding sequence ATGCCTTCTGCTTTTTTTGATCGGCTCCGCAGTGCCAGCGGTATGGCGCGTTCACTGTTTATTTACTGGCGGCCAGGAAGGCAAAGGGGACTAAAGCAGTTATATCGTCCGTTTATTCAGCCGGGCGATATCGCTTTTGATATTGGCGCTCACTTAGGTGACCGCAGTGCCGCCTTCCACGCGCTAGGTGCTAAGGTAGTGGCATTAGAACCACAGCCAGCACTGGCCAAATGGTTTAAACGGATACTCAATCGACCGAACATTACACTCTTACCACTGGCCGCTGGGCCGCAGCCCGGCCATGCGGATATTGCTATTAGCGTTAGCAACCCGACCCTCTCTACCCTAGCGACCGAATGGCGACATCAGGTGGGCGAACGAAACCCTGGCTTTCAGCGCGTGCAGTGGGAACAGCAGCTAAGAGTGGAAGTCACTACACTGGATCAGCTTATCGCCACTTACGGCGAACCAAGCTTTATAAAAATTGATGTTGAAGGGTTTGAAGCAGAGGTACTGATGGGGCTTAACCTCCCGGTAGCAGCGCTTTCGGTAGAGTTTGTTGCGGGCGTGTTAGAGGTCAGCCATGCCTGCGTTAAACAGCTGTCACGTCTTGGCGACTACCGTTTCAATGCAATTGCCGGTGAGCAGCGCCACTTCCGCTGGTCAACCTGGCAATCCCCTGAAACCATTACCCAGTGGCTCAATGATGGCGTCGACGGCTTAGCCTCTGGGGATCTCTACGCCTGCCGCACCGACCATCCGCTGTTAAACGCATCCGCATAA
- a CDS encoding DUF4870 family protein — protein sequence MTQRYSPKEETRPPQIIYALYLAGLVTANVTLLIGVIVAYVYRKEAAPWLQAHYRYLIRTFWIGCLYFFVTFTLSLMLVGTLLWPLLIVWLGARCIIGWVAVRQGEPPARPNSWLW from the coding sequence ATGACCCAGCGTTATAGTCCCAAAGAGGAAACGCGCCCACCCCAGATCATTTACGCGCTCTACTTAGCAGGTCTAGTAACGGCCAATGTTACGCTATTGATTGGCGTTATAGTCGCTTACGTGTATCGCAAAGAGGCAGCGCCGTGGTTGCAAGCTCACTACCGTTACTTGATCCGTACTTTTTGGATAGGCTGCCTCTACTTTTTCGTCACCTTTACCCTTAGTTTGATGTTAGTAGGCACATTGCTATGGCCACTATTAATCGTGTGGCTTGGTGCGCGCTGTATTATTGGCTGGGTCGCAGTGCGCCAGGGAGAGCCCCCGGCTCGTCCTAACAGCTGGCTCTGGTAA
- a CDS encoding creatininase family protein, protein MIYHWQTLTAPQLAKIAASDPVAVITLGAIEQHGTHLPLGTDLIIGEGLQAAMLDMIDPALDVLCLPAIAVGASDEHASFAGTLSLPAPLAIATLEAYGESIAQAGIKKLVLINSHGGNKAVMDLAALTLRKQFAMRVVKATYTRLPPLEGAINADELRYGLHGGLLETAIMLHLAPEFVQLDSYQPTPPAIPKGGALVSPEGSAAFAWLAEDLSTFGVAGDATDAHEALGERLVRHYATQLAQVVAETAHLPPLITRKTSD, encoded by the coding sequence ATGATTTATCACTGGCAAACCCTCACCGCCCCCCAACTCGCCAAGATTGCCGCAAGTGATCCAGTTGCAGTGATCACCCTGGGAGCCATTGAGCAGCACGGTACGCATCTTCCATTAGGTACCGACCTGATCATTGGTGAAGGGTTACAAGCCGCCATGTTAGACATGATTGACCCAGCACTCGACGTGCTGTGTCTGCCAGCAATTGCCGTCGGTGCGAGCGACGAACACGCCAGCTTTGCTGGAACGCTTAGCCTACCCGCTCCACTCGCCATCGCGACATTAGAGGCTTACGGCGAAAGCATTGCCCAGGCAGGTATAAAAAAGCTGGTGTTGATTAATAGCCACGGCGGCAATAAAGCCGTGATGGACCTTGCCGCGCTGACACTACGCAAGCAATTTGCAATGCGCGTAGTGAAAGCCACTTATACACGCCTTCCGCCACTGGAAGGTGCTATCAATGCCGATGAGCTGCGCTACGGGTTGCATGGCGGGCTGCTGGAAACCGCCATCATGCTGCATTTAGCACCTGAATTTGTGCAGCTCGACAGCTACCAGCCCACACCACCGGCAATACCTAAAGGTGGCGCACTGGTCAGCCCAGAAGGTAGCGCCGCGTTTGCCTGGCTTGCCGAGGACCTGAGTACGTTCGGCGTTGCCGGTGATGCAACGGATGCTCATGAAGCATTAGGTGAACGGTTAGTAAGGCACTACGCCACTCAATTAGCGCAGGTGGTGGCCGAAACCGCCCACCTGCCACCGCTTATCACGCGTAAAACCTCAGATTAA
- a CDS encoding alkaline phosphatase, which produces MLRLLLTCITLNFLLVLPLWWRFGEIGSPLIAWEAWLIAPIMLLIRPGSLRGWLAILLVCWLALVSAANLGDAATHTAFGRSLNLYLDVPLVRSIYHLLVGNVGQLAATFLMLLGTVALLGSLWVMLRLLLPAQPLSVWSAPGALAIFVMITTAGFAISEANGKRLVAKTTLPAVNTTRFQWEQVVATHRARVAFTEQLQNTPLEPRPLPGLLGRNVLLTFIESYGVSAINDSRYSSVVLPTLDDIQRRLGQRDLHAVSGLLEAPIRGGQSWLAHATALSGRWIDNQLWYRLMLESDHSTLISDFSSTGQRTLSVMPAITLAWPEGLAYGFDEIAAAKDLPYVGPPLNWVTMPDQFTLDYTQRHLLGEAPVFAQLALISSHAPWTPILPVFEDWSMIGDGRVFAPWEEAGDPPEVLWQDIERIRDHYAWSIDYAVKVTGRWAERVVDDKTLLIVLGDHQAAPLITGDNASAAVPVHVISGDPRLLEPFKARGFIDGMLPSLESPEEAAKMSQLRHWLQQDFGTPALTSSLSTTGETP; this is translated from the coding sequence ATGCTCCGTCTTCTACTCACATGTATAACGCTCAACTTTCTACTGGTATTGCCGCTTTGGTGGCGTTTCGGTGAGATTGGCTCTCCTCTAATTGCTTGGGAAGCATGGCTTATAGCCCCCATAATGCTGCTTATTCGTCCTGGTAGCTTACGTGGCTGGTTGGCTATTTTGTTGGTATGTTGGCTTGCTTTGGTATCGGCAGCCAACCTAGGTGATGCCGCGACACACACCGCGTTTGGGCGATCACTTAACCTCTATCTAGACGTGCCCTTGGTGCGCTCCATCTACCATTTGCTAGTAGGTAATGTAGGTCAACTGGCAGCAACTTTCCTGATGTTGTTGGGCACTGTGGCCCTGCTAGGTAGCTTATGGGTGATGCTGCGTTTGCTGCTGCCTGCTCAACCTTTATCGGTGTGGAGTGCTCCAGGTGCTTTAGCCATCTTCGTCATGATCACGACAGCAGGTTTTGCGATTTCCGAGGCTAACGGCAAGCGATTAGTCGCTAAAACAACGCTGCCTGCTGTTAACACCACGCGTTTCCAGTGGGAGCAGGTGGTGGCGACCCATCGGGCGAGAGTAGCGTTTACCGAACAGTTGCAGAATACACCGTTGGAGCCCAGACCATTGCCTGGTTTGTTAGGGCGCAACGTCTTATTAACTTTTATTGAATCTTATGGTGTGTCGGCCATTAATGATTCTCGCTACAGCAGTGTCGTACTTCCTACGCTAGATGACATACAGCGACGTTTGGGACAGCGCGATCTACACGCTGTTTCGGGGTTGCTAGAAGCGCCTATTCGAGGGGGGCAGTCTTGGCTTGCCCATGCCACGGCACTAAGCGGGCGCTGGATTGATAACCAGCTATGGTATCGGCTGATGCTGGAGAGCGATCATTCAACGCTTATTAGTGATTTTAGTAGCACTGGGCAGCGGACGCTCAGTGTCATGCCTGCCATTACATTGGCTTGGCCAGAAGGGTTGGCCTACGGATTTGATGAGATTGCAGCAGCGAAAGATTTACCCTATGTAGGCCCACCGCTGAACTGGGTCACGATGCCCGATCAGTTCACTCTGGATTACACCCAGCGACATTTATTAGGTGAGGCGCCGGTATTCGCGCAACTCGCACTTATCTCTAGCCACGCGCCATGGACACCCATTCTGCCCGTTTTCGAAGACTGGTCGATGATAGGCGATGGGCGTGTTTTCGCCCCCTGGGAGGAGGCCGGCGATCCGCCAGAAGTGCTTTGGCAGGATATTGAGCGTATCCGCGACCATTACGCGTGGTCAATAGACTACGCTGTGAAGGTCACAGGACGCTGGGCTGAGCGAGTAGTTGATGACAAGACTCTATTGATTGTACTTGGAGACCATCAGGCGGCACCGCTGATTACTGGCGACAACGCCAGTGCAGCAGTGCCAGTCCATGTGATTAGCGGTGACCCCCGACTCTTAGAACCTTTTAAGGCACGTGGTTTTATTGATGGCATGCTGCCGTCACTGGAAAGCCCAGAGGAGGCCGCGAAAATGAGCCAGCTGCGTCATTGGTTACAGCAAGACTTTGGCACGCCAGCATTAACCTCTTCTTTGTCAACGACAGGGGAGACACCATGA
- a CDS encoding glucan biosynthesis protein, whose amino-acid sequence MSVRTAAKWMLSFNCLIAFSAVANDDDVFDHVIERAQTLADAPYHPPNETLPSALKSLDYDLYRQIRFNPERAYWRDESPFSMQLFHSGFIFQTPVTINVIDSGDVEPLSFSADNFQYDGDANRLLEHDLTGSGHAGFRLHYPINNDDYADEFAVFLGASYFRLVGRDQAYGLSTRALAIDTALASGEEFPEFREFWLYKPDENSDSITLLALLDSPSLSGAYRITLTPGESTEADVEATLFARSDIEKLGVAPLTSMFTFGEASTERPDDFRPQVHDSDGLLIHTGADEWIWRPLQNPSSVRVSAFVDNAPSGFGLMQRERDFVRYLDLEAHYHRRPSQWVEPLTDWGPGHVELVEIPTPDETHDNIVAYWVAEEALTAGESRHLHYRTFTLNEQPEANSLGKVVRTRHGSAAVPGEADSPSADQRQFIVDFQGGKLDDLTSNEPIELDISVQNSEALLPQVKTLPNNGQRATFRLPPGSEPRDIRLRLMVEGVPITETWNYVWYPDA is encoded by the coding sequence ATGAGTGTTCGTACTGCAGCAAAATGGATGTTGTCATTCAACTGCCTGATCGCCTTTTCTGCGGTTGCTAACGATGATGATGTTTTTGACCACGTTATTGAGCGTGCCCAGACCTTGGCCGATGCGCCTTATCACCCCCCAAATGAGACGCTTCCCAGCGCTTTGAAGTCGTTAGATTACGACCTATATCGACAAATCCGTTTCAATCCCGAGCGAGCCTACTGGCGCGATGAAAGCCCTTTCAGTATGCAGCTATTTCATAGCGGATTTATATTTCAAACACCCGTCACTATTAATGTGATCGACAGCGGTGACGTTGAACCACTCTCTTTCTCGGCAGATAACTTTCAGTACGATGGTGATGCCAACCGCCTGTTAGAGCATGATTTAACAGGAAGCGGTCATGCAGGCTTTAGGCTTCACTATCCTATCAATAATGATGATTATGCCGATGAATTTGCTGTTTTTCTTGGCGCAAGCTACTTCCGTCTAGTAGGACGCGACCAAGCCTACGGCCTTTCTACCCGCGCGCTTGCTATTGATACCGCATTAGCCAGTGGTGAAGAGTTCCCTGAATTTCGCGAATTCTGGCTTTATAAGCCTGATGAAAACTCTGACAGCATTACACTTCTCGCACTCCTGGATAGTCCGTCGCTAAGCGGCGCTTACCGCATTACGTTAACGCCGGGCGAGAGCACCGAGGCAGATGTAGAAGCAACGCTGTTTGCACGTTCTGATATAGAAAAGCTAGGGGTTGCACCGCTCACCAGCATGTTCACCTTTGGGGAAGCCAGCACCGAACGACCTGACGACTTTCGTCCTCAAGTGCATGATTCTGATGGTTTGCTAATACACACGGGGGCCGACGAGTGGATTTGGCGGCCGTTGCAAAATCCCTCATCAGTTCGCGTATCAGCGTTTGTGGACAATGCTCCTTCTGGGTTTGGTTTAATGCAACGGGAGCGAGATTTTGTTCGCTACCTGGACCTTGAAGCACACTACCACCGCCGCCCCAGCCAGTGGGTAGAGCCACTTACTGACTGGGGGCCAGGGCATGTGGAGCTAGTCGAGATCCCCACGCCAGATGAAACTCACGACAATATAGTGGCTTATTGGGTGGCCGAGGAGGCGCTCACTGCTGGCGAATCACGCCACCTTCACTATCGAACGTTTACGCTCAATGAACAGCCCGAGGCTAATTCACTGGGCAAGGTTGTGCGCACACGCCATGGAAGCGCAGCGGTTCCAGGCGAGGCCGACTCCCCCTCTGCTGATCAGCGGCAATTCATCGTCGATTTCCAGGGCGGCAAACTGGATGACCTGACATCAAACGAGCCAATCGAGCTGGACATTAGCGTGCAAAATAGCGAGGCATTACTACCTCAAGTCAAAACACTACCCAATAACGGACAACGGGCTACTTTCCGATTACCCCCCGGTAGCGAGCCCAGAGATATCCGGCTACGGCTGATGGTTGAAGGAGTGCCCATTACTGAAACCTGGAATTACGTGTGGTACCCCGATGCCTGA
- a CDS encoding mannose-1-phosphate guanylyltransferase/mannose-6-phosphate isomerase: MIQPVILSGGSGTRLWPLSREQMPKQFLRLTSCQSLLQQTLARLAGLDAQPPMLMGHHAHRFLMAEQLRESGLQGTLVLEPEGRNTAPAIACAALLARQAGEDPLLLVLPADHVIGNVAAFTHSVACAEPLAAQGYLVTFGVVPSYPETGYGYIACGRPLGGGHEIASFIEKPSAERAQHLLDAGKTLWNSGMFLLQASTYLSQLERLQPAMLVACQQAVDDAHRDLDFLRLGEAAFCSSPAESIDYAVMEHCDHAAVVPLDAQWSDIGSFDALWAAQAPDKAGNVINGDGILTNTQRSLVIAKHRLVATLGVEDLIVVETSDSVLVAHRDQAQQVKQLVASLTQMGRREPHAAPLVHRPWGSFQAMDSGERYQVKHITVKPGGRLSLQRHHHRAEHWVVVSGTAQVTVDERTFLVSENQSTYIPIGALHRLENPGKIPLELIEVQSGSYLGEDDIERLDDVYARHSDE; this comes from the coding sequence ATGATCCAGCCCGTCATCCTTAGCGGTGGTAGTGGTACGCGGCTTTGGCCACTCTCTCGTGAGCAGATGCCAAAGCAGTTCTTACGCTTAACGTCTTGTCAAAGCCTACTGCAGCAAACGCTTGCGCGTTTGGCAGGATTAGATGCCCAGCCGCCGATGTTGATGGGACACCATGCTCATCGGTTCTTAATGGCGGAGCAGTTACGGGAGAGCGGTCTACAAGGAACGTTGGTGTTAGAGCCAGAAGGGCGTAACACGGCACCGGCAATTGCCTGCGCTGCGCTATTAGCACGTCAAGCGGGCGAGGATCCATTGCTACTTGTACTTCCAGCAGACCACGTTATCGGCAATGTAGCAGCGTTTACTCACAGTGTCGCTTGCGCAGAACCGCTTGCTGCCCAAGGGTATCTCGTTACGTTTGGCGTGGTCCCTAGCTATCCAGAAACAGGCTATGGCTATATTGCCTGCGGCCGCCCTTTAGGCGGTGGTCACGAGATAGCTTCATTTATCGAGAAACCTAGCGCAGAGCGTGCCCAGCATCTTTTAGACGCAGGCAAGACCCTGTGGAATAGCGGTATGTTTTTACTGCAAGCATCCACTTACCTGTCTCAGCTCGAACGTTTGCAGCCAGCCATGCTGGTAGCTTGCCAACAGGCTGTTGACGACGCTCATCGTGACTTGGACTTTTTACGTTTAGGTGAAGCTGCATTTTGCTCATCTCCGGCAGAGTCAATCGACTACGCCGTCATGGAGCATTGTGACCACGCAGCGGTGGTTCCGTTGGATGCCCAATGGAGCGATATTGGTAGCTTTGATGCGTTATGGGCAGCGCAAGCGCCCGACAAAGCTGGCAATGTGATTAACGGTGACGGGATCCTGACCAACACGCAACGCTCGCTTGTTATTGCTAAGCACCGACTGGTGGCAACGCTCGGTGTTGAAGATCTGATCGTGGTGGAAACATCCGACAGCGTGCTCGTTGCCCACCGCGATCAGGCTCAGCAGGTTAAACAGCTGGTGGCATCACTCACTCAAATGGGTCGACGTGAACCCCATGCTGCGCCGTTAGTTCATCGACCTTGGGGAAGCTTCCAGGCCATGGATAGTGGCGAGCGCTACCAAGTGAAGCACATCACGGTGAAACCTGGAGGGCGGCTTTCGCTGCAGCGTCATCACCACCGTGCTGAACACTGGGTCGTCGTGAGTGGTACCGCCCAAGTCACTGTCGACGAGCGGACCTTCCTTGTCAGTGAGAACCAGTCCACCTATATCCCTATTGGTGCGCTACACCGGCTGGAGAACCCTGGAAAAATTCCGTTGGAGTTGATCGAAGTCCAGTCGGGCAGCTATTTAGGAGAAGATGATATCGAGCGATTAGATGATGTATATGCTCGGCACAGTGATGAATAG
- a CDS encoding RibD family protein: MMSCCFLKGDTMPSTNEKMIDIDQAWAWLLDVQQGIRSDATMTLDTHGGWHSSITVTSAAQELLTCLLPLVRHSSWVVAQLGQSLDGRIATESGHSHYINGVESLVHLHRLRALADAVVIGAGTASADNPQLTVRHVTGKHPTRVVIDPRGRVPADLALFTTSTAPTLHLTGPEATVAPTTAEHCVLPLDTNGQFRPADVITWLADRGLKRILVEGGGVTVSQFIEANAVDRLHLLVAPLLIGSGRPGLQMTPIDTLESALRPTMRSFRCGDDTLFDVVLSGRTA; the protein is encoded by the coding sequence ATGATGAGTTGCTGTTTTCTGAAGGGAGATACCATGCCTAGTACCAATGAAAAGATGATCGATATCGACCAAGCGTGGGCATGGTTGCTGGACGTTCAACAGGGCATCAGAAGTGACGCCACAATGACGCTTGATACCCATGGCGGCTGGCACTCTTCTATCACTGTTACAAGCGCCGCGCAGGAGCTGTTGACGTGTTTGCTGCCACTGGTGCGTCATTCGAGCTGGGTGGTTGCGCAACTGGGGCAGAGCCTGGATGGGCGCATCGCTACGGAAAGCGGTCACTCCCACTACATCAATGGCGTTGAAAGTTTGGTGCATCTGCACCGTCTGCGGGCGCTGGCAGATGCCGTAGTGATTGGCGCGGGTACGGCGAGCGCTGATAATCCCCAGCTCACAGTACGCCACGTAACGGGCAAGCACCCTACCCGAGTGGTGATTGACCCACGTGGCCGCGTGCCGGCTGATTTGGCGCTGTTCACCACGTCTACCGCACCCACGCTGCATCTCACCGGGCCAGAGGCAACGGTGGCGCCAACGACCGCCGAACACTGCGTGCTGCCGCTGGACACCAATGGTCAGTTCCGCCCCGCCGACGTTATTACCTGGCTGGCAGATCGTGGCCTTAAGCGGATATTGGTAGAAGGCGGCGGCGTTACTGTTTCGCAGTTCATTGAAGCGAACGCGGTTGACCGCCTGCATTTGCTGGTCGCGCCGCTGCTTATCGGTTCCGGCCGACCTGGGCTGCAGATGACGCCCATCGATACCCTTGAGAGCGCCCTGCGCCCGACGATGCGCTCTTTCCGGTGCGGGGA